A single region of the Alteriqipengyuania flavescens genome encodes:
- a CDS encoding AAA domain-containing protein: MPNDLERAILELLEGRDGLLAREIGDALGKDKRDINSALYGSLKGHVVQDRRYRWTLAKTGASPGRGNDVEAEAFADTDLSRLCRYYLACIGFDETGVSVFASSNSGHLDYTELEDLPLSSDAFDDNPAVNRLLGMVRRERGNKALYLGYPSLLRSHRARSGWQGYFVEPVLLFPIEQEEGSGRPILDLSFPIINQAAFRNLTNADRDSLMTELTQLEDELGISGDGDAVEIDDLAMRLSAIRPEWPWREDIEPTGLATDPSLASLTEGGIYNRAVLLMADRSPFTAGLESELKMLAGLQESSFGQTALGQWISGQTSADQCPTFEGQLIELLPMNLEQREAVRSALSRPLTVITGPPGTGKSQVVTNILANAAWHGKRVLFASKNNQAVDVVETRINALGPRPILLRVGSQKYQTKLAEFLLSLMAATIGRNDKESFEEEKSRLDAVMARLDALDAKAEAVIEVRNTVDELERKAEAAREALGVSIFAKAAEIDTFQPRATLTKLQELVGRADRASQSSIVRLLWFLFRSGRLKQVNELALEASGLTSRLELSTLPVSIDEGRLEDVASFCNTGLLKLGHIDEAARYFASLKKLQEQPRLEQLGADRKVQLETLAKVSASLWKIWLRLQPARLSAQDRSMLSRYNSLLQMVIDAGPEGGLARQVAGQYKGLHLKVSHLLPCWAVTSLSAKGRLPFEPGYFDLVVIDEASQCDIASALPLLYRAKAAVIIGDPMQLAHISSLPRGQDQKLLERYELVEGYPQWAYSFNSLFSLAAGQVAGDEIVALLDHHRSHSDIISFSNDQFYEERLRVATNYDSLNFPRRGEPGVRWVDTPGKAIRPSSGGAINSDEVSGIIRELRKLAIEQDYRGTIGVVSPFRAQINAIKEAVARDRELDHRLGRSAFLADTVHKFQGDERDVMFFSPVVSRDSPRSAIGFLNSNGNLFNVAITRARAQLIVVGDLSACLDCEIDYLENFAKYSVELSATEARNVEDAIVSAGADYPSVANPDQVSDWEKILYRALYAAGIASIPQYQVEKFALDLLVTDGRRKLDVEVDGERYHKNWTGELCRRDQLRNHRLFELGFDVMRFWVYEIRDDLPGCVEKVRSWMDGR, from the coding sequence ATGCCGAACGATCTTGAGCGAGCCATCCTAGAGCTGCTGGAGGGTCGGGATGGGCTGTTGGCCCGCGAAATCGGCGATGCGCTTGGGAAAGATAAGCGTGACATCAATTCGGCTCTTTACGGATCACTCAAAGGACACGTTGTCCAGGATCGACGCTATCGCTGGACGCTTGCGAAGACAGGAGCCTCGCCAGGTCGAGGCAACGATGTCGAAGCAGAAGCCTTTGCCGATACCGATCTATCGAGGCTGTGCCGCTATTACCTCGCGTGCATCGGCTTTGATGAGACAGGCGTGTCTGTTTTCGCGAGCAGCAATTCTGGTCACCTGGACTACACCGAGCTGGAGGACCTGCCGCTTTCCTCTGACGCGTTCGATGACAATCCCGCGGTCAATCGCCTGCTGGGCATGGTCCGAAGGGAGCGAGGGAACAAAGCTCTCTATCTCGGTTACCCGAGCCTACTGAGAAGCCATCGTGCCCGAAGCGGGTGGCAGGGCTATTTTGTCGAGCCGGTCCTCCTCTTCCCGATTGAACAAGAAGAAGGAAGTGGTCGCCCGATCCTCGACCTTTCATTCCCGATCATAAACCAGGCCGCATTCCGCAATCTGACGAATGCTGACCGCGACAGCTTGATGACTGAACTCACTCAACTCGAAGACGAACTCGGCATTTCGGGTGACGGTGATGCGGTCGAGATTGACGATCTCGCCATGCGGCTTTCAGCAATCAGGCCGGAATGGCCCTGGCGTGAAGACATCGAACCGACGGGCCTCGCCACCGATCCTTCGCTGGCCAGCTTAACTGAAGGCGGCATCTACAATCGCGCGGTTCTGCTTATGGCAGATCGATCGCCGTTCACCGCCGGTCTGGAGAGTGAACTCAAGATGCTCGCTGGTCTGCAGGAGTCTTCTTTCGGGCAGACTGCTCTGGGTCAGTGGATCAGTGGCCAAACAAGCGCTGATCAGTGTCCCACGTTTGAAGGTCAACTCATCGAGTTGCTTCCCATGAATCTGGAGCAGCGCGAGGCCGTCCGTTCCGCCCTGTCGAGACCACTCACCGTGATCACTGGGCCACCGGGCACTGGCAAATCACAGGTCGTGACCAATATCCTTGCTAATGCGGCTTGGCATGGAAAGCGGGTTCTCTTTGCATCGAAGAACAACCAGGCTGTCGATGTTGTAGAGACACGGATCAATGCCCTCGGCCCGCGACCAATCCTATTGCGGGTCGGCTCGCAGAAATATCAGACCAAGCTTGCGGAGTTCCTCCTGTCGCTCATGGCGGCGACCATAGGCCGAAATGACAAGGAATCCTTTGAAGAGGAGAAGAGCAGGCTGGATGCGGTAATGGCGCGCCTGGATGCCCTGGATGCAAAGGCTGAGGCGGTCATCGAGGTCCGCAACACTGTTGATGAGCTTGAGAGAAAGGCTGAGGCCGCGCGCGAGGCACTCGGAGTGAGCATCTTCGCCAAGGCCGCAGAGATTGATACGTTCCAACCGCGCGCGACGCTGACGAAATTGCAGGAGTTGGTTGGTCGCGCCGATCGTGCATCCCAAAGCTCAATTGTTAGGCTGCTTTGGTTCCTTTTTCGGTCGGGCAGACTCAAGCAGGTGAACGAGCTTGCGCTGGAAGCCAGCGGGCTAACATCTCGACTGGAATTGTCGACGCTGCCCGTTTCGATCGACGAAGGCAGACTCGAAGATGTCGCGTCATTCTGCAACACGGGATTGCTGAAACTTGGCCATATCGACGAGGCAGCCCGCTACTTTGCATCGTTGAAGAAGCTTCAGGAACAACCACGCCTGGAGCAGCTTGGGGCGGATCGCAAGGTTCAGCTAGAGACCCTCGCAAAGGTCTCGGCATCGCTTTGGAAAATCTGGCTGCGACTACAGCCCGCTCGGTTGTCTGCCCAGGACCGCTCGATGCTGAGCCGGTATAACTCGCTACTGCAAATGGTAATCGACGCTGGCCCCGAGGGTGGTTTGGCCCGCCAGGTTGCTGGTCAATACAAGGGGCTTCATCTGAAGGTTTCGCACCTTCTGCCGTGCTGGGCAGTAACCTCGCTCTCGGCAAAGGGGCGTCTGCCTTTCGAACCAGGCTATTTCGATCTCGTTGTGATCGACGAAGCAAGTCAGTGCGACATCGCTTCCGCTCTCCCACTTCTTTATCGTGCCAAGGCAGCGGTTATCATTGGCGACCCAATGCAGCTTGCGCACATCAGTTCGTTGCCCAGAGGGCAGGATCAGAAACTGCTGGAACGATACGAGCTGGTCGAGGGCTATCCTCAGTGGGCTTACAGCTTCAATTCGCTGTTTTCGCTGGCCGCAGGGCAGGTGGCTGGTGACGAGATTGTCGCGCTCCTCGATCATCATCGCTCGCATTCAGACATCATCAGCTTTTCGAACGATCAATTCTATGAGGAGCGGCTTAGAGTTGCGACAAACTATGACAGCCTGAATTTTCCTCGGCGTGGGGAGCCTGGTGTGCGCTGGGTGGATACGCCGGGCAAGGCGATCAGGCCTTCTTCAGGAGGGGCCATCAATAGCGATGAAGTGAGCGGGATAATCAGGGAACTTCGGAAGCTCGCCATCGAGCAAGATTATCGCGGCACTATCGGCGTGGTTAGTCCGTTTCGCGCTCAAATCAACGCCATCAAGGAAGCAGTCGCAAGGGATCGCGAGTTAGATCATCGGCTTGGTCGAAGCGCATTCTTGGCTGACACGGTTCACAAGTTTCAGGGCGACGAGCGAGACGTAATGTTCTTCTCTCCGGTAGTGTCCAGAGACTCGCCACGTAGTGCGATCGGCTTCCTTAATTCCAACGGCAACCTGTTTAACGTCGCGATCACCCGCGCTCGCGCACAACTGATCGTGGTCGGAGACCTATCTGCGTGCCTGGATTGTGAGATCGACTACCTTGAGAACTTTGCAAAATATTCTGTCGAACTGAGCGCCACTGAAGCGCGGAACGTGGAAGACGCCATTGTATCGGCAGGGGCCGACTATCCCAGTGTTGCGAACCCCGATCAGGTTTCAGACTGGGAGAAGATTCTGTATCGCGCACTGTATGCAGCTGGCATCGCGTCAATTCCGCAATACCAAGTGGAGAAGTTCGCTTTGGACCTATTGGTCACCGACGGGCGGCGGAAGTTGGACGTAGAAGTCGATGGCGAGCGCTATCACAAGAATTGGACCGGCGAACTTTGCAGGAGAGACCAGCTTCGAAACCACCGGCTATTTGAGCTGGGCTTCGATGTGATGCGCTTCTGGGTCTATGAAATCCGAGATGACTTGCCGGGATGCGTTGAGAAGGTCCGGTCTTGGATGGACGGCAGATAG